From Halomarina ordinaria:
CGAGAATGGCCGCCTTGTTCTTTGGAATCATATACTCAAACTCGGCTACCGACACGAGGTGAGCCGGATGGCCGAGGATTAGCTGCAGAATTAGATGCCGAGTCTCCTGGGAGAGCAGCTCACGCATTCGCTGACGTTCTTCAATGGGATCCTCGATTCCCTCCGTCACCCTGTCCTTCATGCTTCACAGTAGCGTTCTCACCCGCATAATCGTCGGGGGTCCATTGACTCGAGCCCGTGGATTTGACTGTTCAACTTGCGCTGTCACAGTATCAGCTCTCACCATCGCTCCGCGGATCGGTTCGCAGTTCGTAGAGTGCCGTGTTCTCGTGGATATTTTCGATGTGGCCTGCGGCAACTAGCAGCTTCAGTCGCTCGTGTACCTTGTATCGCGGTTCCCCCGTTGCGTCGACGAGAAACCCTTGCGTCCGGGCACCCTCGTTGAGTTCGTCCAGGATCGCTTCGTCGAGGGCGGTTAATTCCATTTCCCCAATCTGGAGTCGCTTCCCATATCATTGTGCATACTTTGCGACGATTAGTGGGTCGTCCTGGTGTACGAATCGTAGTAAACTCTATTCAACGATACCAAGAATATAAGTCACTAAGATTCGTACTACGATTCGTAGTCAAGCCATGAGATCCAGCATTGACGACGACTCCGCGACGTCTGCCTGGGCAACTCGTGTTCGGGACCACATCGAACACAACCTCGCCGGGAGCGTTCGAGTCTTGACGCCAGCTGTGACTGCTCTCTTGACCCTCGCTGCAATGACCGGGCTCGCAGCTGCCCAGTCAAGTAGCGGCGGTCTGTGTGGAACGCCTGCAATCGCCCTGTTCGAGTGGGCGGCGCAAACCGGGGCAGGAGTCCTGTTCCTCGGTGGCCTGCTCTACGGCGGGTTCAAGCACGCCCGTGCTGGGATGTCCCGCAACCCGGAACGGTCCAGTGAGCATCGTCGCACCGGTACTATGGCGATGGTCTCCGGGCCGATCTTCGGCCTCATCATCGTTCTCGGCGAACAGGCCGCCGGCGCTGCTGGCTTCAACGCCGCACAGTGTGCCCAACTGACGCCGTGGTTCTGACACAGGGAGACGTTCCGAACTGGTCCCGCAGAGGCACGGCAGACACCAACGCCACCGATCATTCTCATGCTTTCCACGACCGATATCGGCGCCGTACCCCATCCCCGAGTCAGCAGCCGTATTGCTGTGGTTCTCGCCATCGCGCTTCTCCT
This genomic window contains:
- a CDS encoding ArsR family transcriptional regulator, producing the protein MELTALDEAILDELNEGARTQGFLVDATGEPRYKVHERLKLLVAAGHIENIHENTALYELRTDPRSDGES